One window of the Natrinema sp. CBA1119 genome contains the following:
- the serB gene encoding phosphoserine phosphatase SerB produces MTVVAFDFDGTLSDSEMTVLLGDRRGVAADMDEITERAMNNEIEYAESLRKRAALLEGLPRDEADAAFDEVVLREGAADLIEELNAAGVTTAILTGGFERGVAAALEREGVSVDHIVSNWLPMEGDELTGTVDGPLIEGTKDDALAALADDVGVDLAETVAVGDGANDLPMLEVAGLAIGFEPKPAVEPHCDVVVTSMAEARETLLDEAVLTER; encoded by the coding sequence ATGACAGTCGTCGCTTTCGACTTCGATGGGACGCTTTCGGACTCCGAGATGACCGTCCTGCTGGGCGACCGCCGCGGCGTCGCCGCCGATATGGACGAGATTACCGAGCGCGCGATGAACAATGAAATCGAGTACGCCGAGAGTCTGCGCAAGCGCGCGGCCCTGCTCGAGGGGCTCCCCCGAGACGAGGCCGACGCGGCCTTCGACGAGGTCGTCCTCCGCGAGGGGGCCGCCGACCTCATCGAGGAACTGAACGCGGCTGGCGTCACAACTGCTATTCTCACGGGGGGATTCGAACGCGGCGTCGCGGCCGCCCTCGAGCGCGAGGGCGTCTCCGTCGATCACATCGTCTCGAACTGGCTCCCGATGGAGGGAGACGAGCTCACCGGTACGGTCGACGGCCCGCTGATCGAGGGCACCAAGGACGACGCCCTTGCGGCCCTCGCCGACGACGTCGGCGTCGACCTCGCGGAGACCGTCGCGGTCGGTGACGGTGCCAACGACTTGCCGATGCTCGAGGTCGCCGGACTGGCGATCGGGTTCGAACCCAAACCGGCGGTCGAGCCCCACTGTGACGTCGTCGTTACGTCGATGGCCGAGGCCCGCGAGACGCTGCTCGACGAGGCTGTTCTCACCGAGCGCTGA